The proteins below are encoded in one region of Apium graveolens cultivar Ventura chromosome 4, ASM990537v1, whole genome shotgun sequence:
- the LOC141718582 gene encoding uncharacterized protein LOC141718582 → MVKKSNGKWRMCVDYTDLNDSCAEDLYPFPNIDQLIDATFGHIMISFMDAFSEYNQIKMNAKDIPKATFITHRAVYAYVMLLFGQTSARSTYQRSMNKIFKSQIGRNLECYVDDMISKSTTIPGHIEDLKECFDNLRKNRLKLNPEKCTFGVGAEEELEPMNIDPEADQATNLGAWTLKVDGSSTSERLRAGIILTSPEGFIIQTAIFFGFPAINNQVEYEVLIAGLKLSRTLKVQDLNIYNDSQIVFKQTNREYIAKNSIMEKYQSLVQSYLASILKHQVLQICREENEEADILSKLVRNSSDLDCSVYFQELQKPSIHSREILEIESNHNWMTPFINYLKKGELPEDKGKAQRLKSKAAKFFLEEGLLYRRTFSSPILKCKGPEEAKYCLMEVHEGICRDHMSIKALAHKIIMQGYYWPTIH, encoded by the exons ATGGTAAAGAAGTCGAATggcaaatggagaatgtgtgtggactacactgATTTGAATGATTCATGTGCGGAGGACCTATATCCTTTTCCCAACATTGATCAGCTGATAGATGCCACCTTCGGACACATCATGATcagtttcatggacgccttctccgagtacaaccagatcaagatgaacGCGAAGGACATACCTAAGGCAacattcataactcacagagcagtctaTGCTTATGTGATGTTGCTGTTTGGACAGACAAGCGCAAGATCTACCTACCAAAGATccatgaacaagatattcaagtcccaaATCGGGAGGAACTTGGAGTGCTATGTCGACGACATGATTTctaaatcaacaactataccaGGACACATAGAAGATCTGAAGGAGTGTTTTGACAACCTGAGGAAGAACCGACTTAAACTGAATCCGGAGAAATGTACCTTCGGAGTAGGAGCAG AAGAAGAACTGGAGCCAATGAACATAGATCCGGAGGCAGACCAAGCAACAAATCTAGGAGCCTGGACCTTGAAAGTAGATGGTTCATCAACAAGTGAGAGGTTGAGAGCCGGAATTATTCTAACAAGTCCTGAGGGATTCATAATTCAGACAGCCATATTTTTCGGCTTCCCAGCAATAAACAACCAGGTGGAATATGAGGTCCTAATTGCAGGACTGAAACTATCCAGGACCCTCAAAGTCCAGGACCTGAACATCTACAATGATTCCCAGATAGTGTTCAAGCAAACAAACAGAGAATACATAGCAAAGAACTCTATTATGGAAAAGTATCAATCACTGGTTCAAAGTTACCTAGCATCAATTCTGAAGCATCAAGTCCTTCAGATATGccgagaagaaaatgaagaagcagATATTTTATCCAAGTTAGTCCGGAACTCATCAGATCTGGACTGCTCAGTTTACTTTCAAGAACTCCAAAAACCATCTATTCATTCCAGAGAAATCTTGGAGATCGAAAGCAACCATAACTGGATGACTCCTTTCATCAACTACTTAAAAAAAGGAGAACTCCcagaagacaaaggaaaggcCCAAAGACTGAAATCCAAAGCAGCCAAGTTCTTTCTTGAAGAAGGACTACTATACCGTAGGACCTTCTCCTCTCCTATTCTAAAATGCAAAggcccagaagaagcaaagtactgtTTAATGGAAGTCCATGAAGGGATATGCAGAGATCACATGTCCATaaaggccctagctcataagatcataATGCAAGGCTATTACTGGCCAACTATTCACTAG